Below is a window of Acidobacteriota bacterium DNA.
GTTCAGCTCGACGACGCCCTGCCGGCCGGCACGCTGCTCAAAGTGGTGGTGAAGTGATCGGCGCGTGAATCAACGAGGCCGGATGGTCCGCGGCCCGGCCGGTGATCCCGACACCGGCCCGGTCAGGGGAGCGCGGTCCGGCTGCCGGCGAAGTAGGCGCCCAGGATCAGCAGGTCCTCCGCGTCCAGCGACCCGTCGCCCGTGAAATCGCACGCCAGCGGGCGCGCGCAAGGGAGCGTGCCGGGGGCCAGACCGCCTGCAAGCGTCACCGCCAGCACCACAGCGTCGGCCACGTCGCACCCGCCGTCGCCGTTGATGTCGCCGTCCCGCGTCACTGCCGACGGGACCGTGATCTGGTAGACGTGCACGCGGGGCGCTTCGGCGTAGCTTTCGGTGACGTAGAGACGGCCCGTGGCCGGATCGTAGGCGGCGCCCTCCATGTCGGCGCAGGTGCCGCCGGTCATCCCCTCGAGCGCCCAGACCGCGTAAGGGCGCATGTCCCAACATGCCTTCGCGCCGCTCCGCACCTGGAGCAGTTCGGCGGCGTCGTAGGCCCACACCTGGTGACGATACGGCCAGGCGTGGGTGCCGTGGCTGTCGTCGCACGGATCGTCGCAGTCCACGCCGCCGCCCACGCCGTAGCAGTAGGCCCCGGTCCCCTGCCGACCGAAGAAAAGAACGCTCCGGCTCCCCGGCGGGAAGGCGATGCCCGCCATGTGGGTGGCCAGGTTGAACAGCTCGTTGGCGCTGGTCTCCGGCGCCAGCGGGTGCGCCAGCGGGTAGAAGATCAGGGTGAAGCCGGGGATCGGGCTGACGGCGCCGACGTCGTCGGGATCGAACACCGTGGCGCACGGGCCGGCGCTGTTGTTGGAGATGATGGACAGGCATCCCTTCCCCGTCAGCGCCGGTCCGCCCAGGAGCGTCTGCCACTCGGGGGGGATCACCGTCATGTAGCCGCCCAGGGAGCGCGGGTTGGCCTCGGCGGCCATCGGGTAAAACCCCTGGAAGTCGTCGGGGTCGGCCAGGTTCAGGCTCGAGACGCCGTGGGAGTTCACCTGGCTGCCGTCCCCGTCGTAATAGCACGCGGCGCCCACGATGAGCCGCCCGTTGTACACCATCATCCCGTACACGTTGGAGCCCGACGTGGCCAGTGTCGCCAGCGCGCCGTCGGTGACGTCGCGGAACTCCTGGAGCACCGTCGCCGTCCCGCCCAAGGCCGGCACGGCCACCTGGGCCACGAACCCGGGGTACCAATCATGCCCCTGCATGAACAGGGTGGGCGTGCCGGACGGCTCCCGGTAGAAACAGAGACCCTTGCCGCCGTAGCCGAACCGCGAGCCGCCGAAGTCGCCCTCCGGCAGCGCGAACGAGCCCAGGTAGACGATGTCGGCCGCTTGCACCCGCGGCAAATTCTGCGGTTCCCCTTGGGCGGCCGCCGACACCAACCCGATGCACAGGAGTCCCACAACCAGCGGTGTTCGCATCGACCACCTCTCGCACAAGGGCTACCGATATTATAACCCCGGATCGCGAGCAACCGCCCGGGAGAACGACGGGGCGCGACAGCGACAATCACTCAGTAAGCCGGGGATCCCGCCCACCTCCCGCCGGCATTTCCATAAATCCTTCCGCCGGTTGGGATCATCTATATCATTTCCCGCTCGCCGAATTGGAGCGAGTCACAATTCACGATCTCCGAGCCGGGCGGCGCTACCGCACACCGCCATGCCCGCCCGGCCGACAGGGTGGCCGCCGGAAACGGGACCGCCTCCCGCAATTTGGAAAGGAGACCACGCATGAACGCATTTTTCAACGTTCCCCAACCCCTGAACGAACCGCCTCAGAGCTACGCCCTCGGCACCCCCGAGCGGGCCGCGCTCAAGGCTGCGCTGGCCGACCTGCGCGGCCGGACCCTCGAGATTCCCCTCATCATCGGCGGCCGGGAAGTTCGCACGGGCAACTTCGGCGAATGCCGGATCCCCCACGACCACGGCCACATCCTGGCCCGCTATCACAAGGCCGGCCCCGCCGAGATCCGGCAGGCCATCCAGGCCGCCCGCAACGCCTGGGCCGGCTGGTCCCGCTCCTCGTGGCAGGAGCGGGTGGCCATCTCGCTGAAGGCCTCGGAGCTGCTCAGCAAGCACCGGCGCTACCTCGTCAACGCCGCCACCATGTTGGGCCAGAGCAAGACCGCCCACCAGGCCGAAATCGACGCCGCCTGCGAGCTCATCGACTTCCTCCGCTTCAACACCTACTTCATGCAGCAGATCTACCAGACGCAGCCGGAGAACTTCCAGGCCACCTGGAACCGCATGGAGTACCGCCCGCTGGAGGGCTTCGTCTTCGCCATCGCCCCGTTCAACTTCACCGCCATCGGCGGCAACCTGGCCGCCGCGCCGGCGGTGATGGGCAACGTCGTCCTCTGGAAACCCGCCTCCACCGGCGTCTACTCGGCCTACCAGGTGATGCGGGTGCTCATGGACGCCGGCCTGCCCGACGGCGTCATCAACTTCGTGCCCGGCGACGCCCGCGACATCGGCGACTACACCCTGAGCCAGCCGGACCTGGCCGGGGTGCACTTCACCGGCTCCAACCCCGCCTTCAACCACATCTGGCAGGTGGTGGCCGGCCAGATCGGCCGCTACCGCTCCTACCCGCGCATCGTGGGCGAGACCGGCGGCAAGGACTTCGTTGTGG
It encodes the following:
- the pruA gene encoding L-glutamate gamma-semialdehyde dehydrogenase, with amino-acid sequence MNAFFNVPQPLNEPPQSYALGTPERAALKAALADLRGRTLEIPLIIGGREVRTGNFGECRIPHDHGHILARYHKAGPAEIRQAIQAARNAWAGWSRSSWQERVAISLKASELLSKHRRYLVNAATMLGQSKTAHQAEIDAACELIDFLRFNTYFMQQIYQTQPENFQATWNRMEYRPLEGFVFAIAPFNFTAIGGNLAAAPAVMGNVVLWKPASTGVYSAYQVMRVLMDAGLPDGVINFVPGDARDIGDYTLSQPDLAGVHFTGSNPAFNHIWQVVAGQIGRYRSYPRIVGETGGKDFVVAHTSAEIQGLATCLLRGAFEYQGQKCSATSRAYIPRGIWPALRDALCAQLDRVKVGPVEDFANFMGAVIDRPAFERIRDYIRFAQDSPEAEVIYGGGADDTTGYFIQPTVVLTTNPQFKLMEEEIFGPVLTVFLYDDDRFPDILDLCDATSPYALTGAVFARDRAAIGRAEERLRHAAGNFYINDKTTGAVVGHQPFGGARASGTNDKAGSIYNLLRWISVRTIKECFNTPQDFAYPFLAE